A genomic stretch from Helianthus annuus cultivar XRQ/B chromosome 1, HanXRQr2.0-SUNRISE, whole genome shotgun sequence includes:
- the LOC110867017 gene encoding uncharacterized protein LOC110867017 — MAKTDDARDEIRSFRQLSSEPLHEAFTRFKELMRRCPHHQIEKWELVKCFVRGLDDTTWNRLESTSNGTLLSNHEDDDWEFLERMSKRSKEKESADRAKKHPISRSLPDLDSKDRISTLEREMARMKKKEVNAVQFEVCEECGDIGHRAEQCPTGTSNYQRGYNQSGNEGGTSNSQGDDSFNSKMDALMNAMTTLTTEVRKEFEVRDKSHKALEKQVGQLAEEMAQMKGSMGKLPSDTTVNPKHQGSSTSNVRNARISAVSILSNDEVCSSVESIPPPQCVDGVVEDISDEPESENEQETTSQSKIENITKNAFCENCLNQLNPINASKVEKRYPPKDERWENFKQAKINLPLLDDNKKVPAHVECLKELSIEKQHNKLPKPVDLISHVSAVLSSTRPQKAQDPGDPLIPIQIGTFKSERALLNLGACVSILPGSLYDQYDFGPLKKFNTPVVLADQTPAHPRGMVEDVIVKVDDCYYPVDFLVVDYVGCVEDTQPVVILGRSFLATANAIINCAMGMVSMKFGDRELNLNVFPNFTNPLGEDKCPKKDMNPNKKICAMVGRVGETKKKTVKKKKAKKSPLEKKKEDEVRKFGPFGNKWYGSPVGDFEEFVGGKHAIRPP, encoded by the exons ATGGCAAAAACCGACGACGCTAGGGATGAAATAAGGTCATTTCGGCAACTATCGAGTGAACCGTTGCACGAAGCATTCACTCGATTTAAGGAATTGAtgcggagatgcccacatcaccaaatagaaaagtgGGAATTGGTGAAGTGTTTTGTACGTGGGTTGGATGACACAACATGGAATCGTCTCGAATCGACGAGCAATGGGACTCTTTTGAGCAaccatgaagatgatgattgggagttcttggagcGGATGAGTAAACGGTCGAAAGAGAAGGAATCGGCCGATCGAGCTAAGAAACATCCcatttcccggtcacttcccgatctcgacTCTAAAGACCGGATTTCTACCTTAGAGCGGGAAATGGCTcgaatgaagaagaaggaagtgaACGCGGTGCAATTTGAGGTGTGTGAAGAGTGTGGTGATATTGGACATAGAGCGGAGCAATGTCCAACGGGGACAA GTAATTATCAACGTGGTTACAACCAAAGTGGAAATGAGGGTGGTACATCAAACTCTCAAGGTGACGACTCATTCAATTCTAAAATGGACGCTCTCATGAATGCTATGACCACCCTTACAACCGAAGTAAGGAAAGAATTTGAAGTGAGGGATAAATCTCATAAAGCGTTGGAGAAGCAAGTGGGCCAACTCGCGGAGGAAATGGCTCAAATGAAGGGAAGCATGGgaaagcttccaagtgacactaCAGTGAACCCGAAGCATCAAGGTTCTAGCACAAGCAACGTGAGGAATGCACGCATTAGTGCGGTAAGTATTCTTTCAAATGATGAGGTTTGTAGTAGTGTTGAAAGCATTCCACCACCACAATGCGTTGATGGTGTAGTGGAAGATATAAGTGATGAGCCAGAAAGTGAAAATGAACAAGAAACGACTTCACAAAGTAAAATtgaaaatataactaaaaatgctttttgtgaaaattgtttaaatcaaCTTAACCCGATTAACGCATCAAAAGTTGAGAAACGGTACCCACCGAAGGACGAGAGGTGGGAAAATTTTAAACAAGCAAAAATTAATTTACCGTTACTCGATGACAATAAAAAGGTTCCGGCTCATGTGGAATGCTTAAAGGAGTTAAGCATCGAAAAACAGCACAACAAATTACCCAAACCGGTTGATTTGATATCTCATGTGAGTGCCGTTTTATCGAGTACCCGTCCTCAAAAAGCTCAAGATCCAGGAGATCCTCTTATTCCGATTCAAATTGGAACATTTAAAAGCGAGAGGGCTCTCCTCAATCTTGGAGCTTGTGTGAGCATTTTACCCGggagtttgtatgaccaatatgattttggtccattgaaaAAATTTAATACTCCCGTGGTATTGGCCGATCAGACTCCCGCGCATCCACGGGGGATGGTGGAGGATGTGATTGTTAAGGTGGATGATTGCTACTACCCAGTTGACTTTTTGGTAGTAGACTACGTTGGGTGTGTTGAGGACACCCAACCGGTAGTTATCTTGGGTAGATCGTTCTTGGCAACTGCTAATGCCATAATAAATTGTGCAATGGGAATGGTAAGCATGAAGTTTGGGGACCGGGAattaaatttaaatgtttttCCAAATTTCACTAACCCACTCGGTGAGGATAAGTGTCCTAAAAAGGACATGAATCCAAACAAAAAGATATGTGCTATGGTTGGCAGGGTTGGAGAAACAAAGAAGAAGACGGTCAAGAAAAAGAAGGCGAAGAAGTCACCTctagaaaagaagaaggaagatgAGGTGAGGAAGTTTGGACCGTTTGGCAACAAATGGTAtggatcaccggtgggtgatTTCGAGGAATTCGTAGGTGGCAAGCACGCCATCCGACCACCATGA